ATCTTATTTTTCCATGAACTAAAACAACATTGCCGCCATTGGTCACATTTATTTTTATAAGCAAGCCCACCCAATTAGCTTTTATCAAAACGATTACCTGCCCCATTACGATTATATTATTGCAAGTGCTCACGATATTGTAAGCGAAATTAAAGATACCAAATGCCACGAAGGCGGCTCGTACCACACCATGCAACTACAGGTTGAAAAACGCCGTGCCGACCTTGCCGAATTTTACAACCTTGGCGGCACCGTAATATTAATTTTAGATACCGTGCCCCTTTGGGAGTTTTATAACAGCATAGCCGGTCATAAGCACATTAACCTGATGGATATTTTATGCATGGAGGAGTTGCCCTTACAATACTCGCCCAAAACGGCACAGGTATATGTGGAGCTCCGCAGGCAGCAACCCTGTTAAACCAGGCACGGGTAAGCTTTACCACCGTACTGTAAAACCACACCACCGAAGCGCTGATAGCCACCCAACGCACCAAAAGCCCGCTAAGCTATCACCAACAAGTTAGTAACGGTTTGTTCATAGCCCTTGCATTACCCTTAACGATGGGGCAGATGAAGAAGCGTTTATACAGGGGCTGCTTGATGTGTGCGAGGAGTTGAAGCGGGAGGTCAATGTTGAAAGGTTGGAGGGATGAGGGTAGGTGTCCGTCCGGTAAGGGGAAGGGTAGGTGCGGACAGGTTTAAAAATTGCCCTCTTGAGAGGGCGCGTGGTGGTGTGTGCGGTGGCAGGGGGGGTGTGCGAGGGATAGGCGATCGGTTTTGCTTATCTGTTAGCCTTGCATGCGGGCCACAAGCCGAGGCTTGCGGCAGCGGTGCGTTTTTTCGCTACCGCAAGCCTCCTGGCTTGTGGTTAGGTTGCAAGGTGTTGGATTTGCTTGCGGTAGCAGGGGGCTTGTTCGCAGCTTCTGATAGAGTTTTCGATTATTTAGCTTAAAAATTACTCCTCGATATCACTAATGGTATATTTCTTCAAACCTTGTTTATAATTAAATGAAGCAAAACTATTACCTGCTTTGAATCGAACATCATAAGTTTTATTTATGCCACCTAAAAATCTGTATATAAGGTAATCTCTCAACCTTTCATTTAAAACACCAATCGCTAACACGTTCCAATCGTCATTCTTTAATATTAACGCATTATCTAATTCTATTTCTTCTTTGTAAAACTCTCCTCTTTTGCTTCGCTCGTAAATAAAAGACAACAAATTTGAATTAGAAGCCGAAAAATTATTTCCAACGAGTTCTTGATAATATTCTATAACATCGCTTTCAAAGTACTCAAATGGTGTACACTTAGAACCTCGACATTTAACATATAGTCTTAATGCTATTAATGTTGGCCTAACCAAAGCGCCAGATGATTTTACTTGTTGCAAAATAGAGGGCCCGAAAGATCCAGGATTAGGGCGTTCAATAAGACCAAAGTTCACTAACGTATCAAATTCACTATCAACTTTCAATCTGCTACTGCTTGCCATAACAGAGCATAATTCTGCATACTGCAACTTTAGATATGTTAGTGATACGACACCTTCTTCTTTTGCTTTATCGAGGTTACCAATATTTATGCTTTTTTTAGTATTCTCACACAAATAAGAAATCAGCTTTACTTGTGATGATGTTAATCTCTTCAAAATATCAATAAAAAATATATTTTCGTCTTCCTCATATCTATTAATTGATGAAGCAAATAATCCAGCCCACATATCCTGTAATGTATCGTTGCTTACGATTGAAGCATTTTCGATAATCTGAAATGCGACATTTGTATCTATGGTTAATTTTTCATTTTCTGTGTCCCACGTTAGTTTACCTTGAGCTTTTTCTAAGATTTTAATAACATTATTTAGTCTCCAACTTCTAAATTTGTCGCCGAGCATAAAGCCCAATTCATCTAAAAGTGGTTTGCAGGTTAAGGACAAAAAGGTTTTCACTCCTTCAATACCTGCATCTGCTATCTTCTCGCCTGTGCGACCCAAAGCATTCAATCCAAAAAGATCAAATCCGCCTCCGTTTGAATTATTATTACTCATAGCATAAATATAGCTAAATCAATGCCCGAATGATATTACTTGTAAATAAAACAACAAGTTAATTGGTATAGTGGGCGAAGGCCACCTGGGATTAGAAGAGGGTAAATAATAACTAATAAAAAAAGCCCCTCTTAGGGGGGCTTCTTTTCGCTTTTCGGTTTCTGCTGCTTTCGCCTTCGCGGTTTAAGCTTTTTAATCAGGTCAACTGCACCGTTACTAAAGGTGACAAAGCCTGAAGCGCAACTAATAAGCGCGGCGACATCATTTAAAATGTCCATGAAGTTATTTTGCTCCGAGTTTTAGCAACTTAAAGCCCTGATGACAATCATATACCAAACAAATTTGTTTGATAATTTTGGTATATATGTTTTTATGACATACCTTTGTCACGACAAATAAGAACTTTCAAAGTATACAAAATTGGCCGCTTTCTCAGAGCGGCTTTTTTTGTTCTCTCTTCGCAAAACAAATATAGGTATTTAACAGGCTGATTAGAGGCTTTTTAATAGTTAATATCTCTCGAATAATATGCGAGTTTTCCACAACGACACTTTTATGAAGGGTACCATTAAATTATGGCCTATCCGTATGTTGAAAAAATTTTATCAAAAAAACCCATCTACCCCTCAAATGGGGAGCATGCACCGCTGGAAAAAGAGCGGCATACTTGCGCTTTATGATTGGTAAACTTTTTAATCACATCGTATATACTGAACCTGATTTCGCCAGATTGATCAACACGATTATTTATAGATATTCGAGAAACTATTTGTACCCTTTAAATAAATGAGATATCAAATTTGATTGTCTTTCTTTTTAAGAGAAAAATAAGTAAAAAGTTGATTGAAATTGAAGAGATTTATAACATTTTGAATAACTAACACTATCGAGTAAACCGTTAAAAACGTAACAATCATAAAGATTAAATCATTTATTATTGATGTATACAAATTTGAATAAAAGAAATTTTGTAAGTCTTGACTTATTGCTATGCTATCAATGATTGTTATTACCATCTTTATTAGAAAGCAGACTAATAACGTAAAAGCCTGCATAATTATATTTATGGCGAAAACACCACTTATTTTTTCAAGATAATTAGTAGAATCATTTCCCTGCTTTTCGATTAGCGCATCCAATAGGTTTTTATTTGATAAATAACCAATGATCAATGCGTATGCTCCCAAATTAAAGCCGAGGAGTGTTGGTATAATTGCTATTCCTATATCAATAATCCTATTAATTAAATTGTATGCCAAGTTGGCTTGATTTACTCCTAATATGAAAGCTAAAGTTAATACAACGATTAGGACTGTAAAATAAAATAATTTATTATCCTTGCTGAGGAGCTCCTTCCATCCGTAAAGCTTCCAAATGTATTTCCAACCAAATTCCATTATCTATCTCCATTTAATGGCCATATATTCCTAATTTTTTCAAATAAATTATCAACTAAATGAATGGCATTTGAATAAAAGAATTCTTTTTTGGGAAACTGTTTAGTGCTTATGTCTACCAAATTACCAGAACTATCGATTATTTTCGCCTTTGCCTCTCCATCTTCCTCAGAAAGTTCTAACGCCCCTTTTATAATACTGCTATTAGCAATATCCAATCCTTCATCTTTTTTAGCAACCATGATGATAGTTGCATTCTTGGCGTTTGTTTTTTTTAAGTCCTCGTCAATAATCTTCTTTGATAGCGTTCCAATACCAGAATTCGAATAGTTTAGATCAATTTCTAATCGTCTAACCGATCTTGAATTAGTCAGCTTTTCTTTAAAATCCAGCCCAGTAATAACATCTACGTGAATAAATTCATCGTCATCTTTTACTGCGATTAACGCTTCCTCCCAAAATAATCGGAGTGGATATGGAGAAATAGCTATTGACGATTTTGTTATAAAAGAAAATTTATGATTATCAGGATCAAAAACAAAGTCGGTTTCAACTGCATCTGGGAATAATCCATCTCTAAGCTGAAACTGAACGTCTACATCCAATTTATCTATATCAAACCAGCTTTTATTTTCAAAATATGTAAATTGAGCTATTTTCCCATATAAATACTTTACCTCATCATTTTCTCTACGAGGCAACAAATATTTAATAATACAATGTTTACCATTTGATGATGGTTTATGTATTTTTCGGCTATATACTTTGGTAATCAAATCAAGATATTCATCACGAGTGGCATCACGATCATTGTGAAGCTTTCTTAATTTAATATTAATTGTGAAAAATGCCCGATGTAAAATTTTGTCTACCGCTGTCATTTCAAGTAAGATTAAGGTAATTGGTGGAGTAAATATATTTAAATTTATCTTTCATAGACAATTATCTCTTATTCAATATGAAAGGAAACAATTTGCACATTGTCGGCACCAGAATCAGTGCTGTTATATCTAATAAAAAAATAGAACTGTGATTGGGTTTTTACCATCCCAACTCGAGAGTATGCAGCGTTGGCAAAAGCTTGGCGTACTCG
The sequence above is a segment of the Mucilaginibacter celer genome. Coding sequences within it:
- a CDS encoding Abi-alpha family protein, which translates into the protein MSNNNSNGGGFDLFGLNALGRTGEKIADAGIEGVKTFLSLTCKPLLDELGFMLGDKFRSWRLNNVIKILEKAQGKLTWDTENEKLTIDTNVAFQIIENASIVSNDTLQDMWAGLFASSINRYEEDENIFFIDILKRLTSSQVKLISYLCENTKKSINIGNLDKAKEEGVVSLTYLKLQYAELCSVMASSSRLKVDSEFDTLVNFGLIERPNPGSFGPSILQQVKSSGALVRPTLIALRLYVKCRGSKCTPFEYFESDVIEYYQELVGNNFSASNSNLLSFIYERSKRGEFYKEEIELDNALILKNDDWNVLAIGVLNERLRDYLIYRFLGGINKTYDVRFKAGNSFASFNYKQGLKKYTISDIEE
- a CDS encoding DUF4747 family protein: MTAVDKILHRAFFTINIKLRKLHNDRDATRDEYLDLITKVYSRKIHKPSSNGKHCIIKYLLPRRENDEVKYLYGKIAQFTYFENKSWFDIDKLDVDVQFQLRDGLFPDAVETDFVFDPDNHKFSFITKSSIAISPYPLRLFWEEALIAVKDDDEFIHVDVITGLDFKEKLTNSRSVRRLEIDLNYSNSGIGTLSKKIIDEDLKKTNAKNATIIMVAKKDEGLDIANSSIIKGALELSEEDGEAKAKIIDSSGNLVDISTKQFPKKEFFYSNAIHLVDNLFEKIRNIWPLNGDR